One Streptomyces sp. CG4 genomic window, AGGAGCGGGCCGAGGCGCTGATCGGGACGCTGGGGCTCGCGGCGCTGCGGGAGGCCCGCTGGCCGACTCTCTCACACGGGCAGCGCGGCCGGACGCTGATCGCGCGGGCCCTGATGCCCGAGCCCCGGCTGCTGCTCCTGGACGAGCCCGCGACCGGCCTGGATCTGCCCGGCCGGGAGCAGCTGATCGAGGCGCTGGAGGAGCTGCGGTCGGCGCATCCGCGGCTGGCGACCGTGCTCGTCACCCACCACCTGGAGGAACTGCCGACCGGCACCACCCACGCCGTGCTGCTGCGGGACGGCCGGGTGATCACGCAGGGGCGGGCCGCGGAGGTCCTCACCAGCGACCAGGTCGGCAAGTGCTTCGAGCTGCCGCTGACCCTGGAGCGGCACGGGGGCCGGTGGAGCGTGCGGATCCGGCGGGTGTGACAGCCAGGGCACGGCAGGCGGGCGTGACAGCCGGGCACGACAGGCGGGCATGGCAGGCAGGCAAGACAAAGGGGCCCTCCCTGCGGAGGGCCCCTTTCGGCACGTCACTTGTTCAGGTAGGCCCAGAACTCGTCGAACGACA contains:
- a CDS encoding ABC transporter ATP-binding protein: MSEVLRAEGVDFVRDGRPILQEVSLTVRAGEHWALLGANGAGKSTLLGLLGAVVHPTRGTVEVLGRRLGRVDLRELRAHVGHVNPRHPLASPLTVREVVLTGVTNSVEPVPRWRPSREQEERAEALIGTLGLAALREARWPTLSHGQRGRTLIARALMPEPRLLLLDEPATGLDLPGREQLIEALEELRSAHPRLATVLVTHHLEELPTGTTHAVLLRDGRVITQGRAAEVLTSDQVGKCFELPLTLERHGGRWSVRIRRV